A genomic stretch from Chaetodon auriga isolate fChaAug3 chromosome 17, fChaAug3.hap1, whole genome shotgun sequence includes:
- the arl4ab gene encoding ADP-ribosylation factor-like 4ab — protein MGNGLSDHHSVFPCLPSFQALHIVILGLDCAGKTTVLYRLRFNEFVNTVPTKGFNTEKIKVSLGGSRRTASFHFWDVGGQEKLRPLWRSYTRCADGIVFVVDSVDAERIEEAKTELHKITRLAENQGVPVLVVANKQDLRNSLSLAEMESMLALGELSTATPWHLQPACAIIGEGLQEGLEKLHAMIMKRRKMLRQQKKKR, from the coding sequence ATGGGGAACGGATTATCAGATCATCACTCCGTCTTCCCCTGCCTGCCCTCCTTCCAGGCGCTCCACATTGTCATTCTAGGACTGGACTGTGCGGGCAAGACCACTGTACTGTACCGCCTGCGTTTCAATGAGTTTGTGAACACTGTCCCAACTAAAGGCTTTAACACAGAGAAGATCAAAGTGTCACTTGGAGGTAGCCGACGGACAGCATCCTTCCACTTCTGGGATGTAGGTGGTCAGGAGAAGCTGCGGCCTCTGTGGCGCTCTTACACACGTTGTGCTGATGGCATTGTTTTCGTGGTGGACTCGGTGGATGCTGAGCGCATTGAGGAGGCCAAAACAGAGCTGCACAAGATCACGCGGCTGGCAGAGAACCAGGGCGTGCCAGTCCTGGTGGTGGCTAACAAACAGGACCTGAGGAATTCTCtcagtctggctgagatggagaGCATGTTGGCTCTGGGCGAGCTCAGCACCGCCACACCCTGGCACCTTCAGCCTGCTTGTGCCATCATCGGTGAGGGACTACAGGAAGGTCTGGAGAAGCTGCACGCCATGAtcatgaagaggagaaagatgcTGCggcaacagaagaagaagagatga